In Puniceicoccus vermicola, the DNA window TATAAGTTCCGCAGGAGGTTCCTCCAACTCTCTTTGTCTTCGCTCATTCCCTCGGTCACTGCGAGCACCTCCCGGAATCCCATCTCGTTCACTCCAATGGCGACGAGGATACTCACATTCTCAACCTCTCCACCCCAGGCCCGTTTGAGCCAGAGACCGTCCAGGTAGACGTAGACATAACGACTTCTGAGCGGTCTTTGCCGCCAGTCCTCAATACGCTCGTAGATCTTCTGGTTCAGATTGCTAACTGTCGACGGACTCACACGCGTGCCCCACAGAGCCTCGGTGATGTCCTCGACCCGGCGAACACTCACCCCGGCCAGATACATCTCTACCAGCGATTCTTCCACGCTCGATTCCCGGCGCTTGTAGCGCTCGATGATCTGGGTCTCGAAACTCGCTCCACGCAGCTTCGGAACCCTCAAGTTCACTTTGCCAGCAGTCGTCTCCAGCTTGCGTTCGTAATGGCCACTGCGGTGGGCCGTGCGCTCCTCGCTTCGCTCATAGCGGCTCGCATTGCAAAGATGCTCCGCCTCGGCGTTCAAAAGACCGTTGAGGGCTTCCTCCACCGTTCCGCGCACGAATCCGCTCAGATCCTTCTTCAGGTGATCGAAGTTGATCCGAACAACTTCGCTTGATTCGGCCTCACGGCC includes these proteins:
- a CDS encoding IS256 family transposase; translated protein: MEETNEKTPEETVAGREAESSEVVRINFDHLKKDLSGFVRGTVEEALNGLLNAEAEHLCNASRYERSEERTAHRSGHYERKLETTAGKVNLRVPKLRGASFETQIIERYKRRESSVEESLVEMYLAGVSVRRVEDITEALWGTRVSPSTVSNLNQKIYERIEDWRQRPLRSRYVYVYLDGLWLKRAWGGEVENVSILVAIGVNEMGFREVLAVTEGMSEDKESWRNLLRNL